A stretch of the Oenococcus sp. UCMA 16435 genome encodes the following:
- a CDS encoding orotate phosphoribosyltransferase: protein MEINYSKKVANDLLDISAVKFSPEDPFTWASGIISPIYTDNRMTIGYPTIRENIADGLSKLIIANYPDVEIIGGVATAGIPHAAFVADRMNKPMIYVRSKAKDHGSKRQIEGAQVDNKKLVLIDDLISTGGSVLAAARTAQEAGANVLGIVSIFSYELAAAEKNFDEVGLNFKSLTTYSQLIEAAIDRGELKKTQIETLREWQKDPNSWRS, encoded by the coding sequence ATGGAAATAAACTACTCAAAAAAAGTTGCTAACGATCTGCTTGACATATCGGCAGTTAAATTTTCACCGGAAGACCCTTTTACCTGGGCTTCTGGAATTATTAGTCCAATTTATACGGATAATCGTATGACGATTGGTTATCCCACTATTCGCGAAAATATTGCTGATGGTCTGTCGAAACTGATTATTGCCAATTATCCTGACGTTGAAATCATTGGCGGAGTCGCGACGGCTGGAATTCCTCATGCCGCTTTTGTTGCTGATCGAATGAATAAGCCAATGATCTATGTTCGTTCAAAAGCCAAAGATCATGGCTCCAAACGTCAAATAGAAGGGGCTCAAGTTGATAACAAAAAACTTGTTTTAATTGATGATTTGATCTCAACCGGAGGTTCTGTATTGGCAGCAGCTCGGACTGCTCAGGAAGCTGGCGCAAATGTGCTTGGAATTGTATCGATTTTTTCCTATGAATTGGCAGCTGCTGAAAAAAATTTTGACGAAGTCGGTTTGAATTTTAAATCATTAACAACTTATTCCCAATTAATCGAAGCAGCAATTGATCGTGGTGAATTGAAAAAAACTCAAATTGAAACTTTGCGTGAGTGGCAAAAAGATCCAAATAGCTGGAGGAGTTAA
- a CDS encoding dihydroorotate oxidase, with the protein MDYTTKIANQVFHHLFINAAGVYCQTVEELEQIQNAPCAGAVITKSATAKERIGNSEPRYFGNSVEHNTINSMGLPNLGIDYYLNYVLKHSLKLPTLFSIVGLCQKEIIDNLKKLQASDFSGLTELNLSCPNVAGKPQIAYDFAATREILDNVFAFYSKPLGVKLPPYFDIAHFDQIAAILNDYPLAYVNAINSVGNGLVIDPETDTVVIKPKDGFGGLGGKQIKATALANVRALRQRLHPQVKIIATGGVTNGRDVYDHLLCGADLVSVGSQLGIEGPTVFARLEKELEEIFADKGITDLRQVRGKLKLIA; encoded by the coding sequence ATGGACTATACAACAAAAATTGCTAATCAGGTTTTTCATCATTTATTTATTAACGCAGCTGGTGTTTACTGCCAAACAGTTGAAGAGCTGGAACAAATTCAAAATGCTCCCTGTGCTGGGGCAGTCATTACCAAATCTGCGACTGCCAAAGAGAGGATAGGCAATTCCGAACCCCGCTATTTTGGAAACTCTGTTGAGCACAACACAATAAATTCGATGGGTTTGCCTAATCTTGGAATTGATTATTATTTGAATTATGTTTTAAAACACAGTTTGAAATTGCCGACGCTTTTCTCGATTGTCGGTCTTTGTCAAAAAGAAATCATCGATAATTTAAAAAAATTACAAGCCAGCGATTTTTCCGGTCTGACCGAATTAAATTTGTCTTGTCCCAACGTTGCCGGAAAGCCACAAATTGCTTATGACTTTGCTGCTACAAGGGAAATTTTAGACAATGTTTTTGCTTTTTATTCAAAGCCGCTTGGTGTTAAACTTCCACCCTATTTCGATATTGCACATTTTGATCAAATTGCCGCCATCTTGAATGATTATCCCTTGGCTTATGTTAATGCGATTAATTCGGTTGGTAATGGACTTGTAATTGATCCAGAAACAGATACGGTTGTGATTAAACCCAAAGATGGTTTTGGCGGATTAGGTGGGAAACAAATCAAAGCTACTGCTTTGGCAAATGTTAGGGCTTTGCGCCAACGCCTCCATCCACAGGTTAAAATTATCGCTACCGGTGGAGTAACTAATGGTAGAGACGTTTATGATCATCTTTTATGCGGAGCCGACCTGGTTTCGGTTGGTTCTCAATTAGGAATCGAAGGACCGACGGTATTCGCTCGATTGGAAAAGGAACTTGAAGAAATTTTTGCTGATAAAGGAATTACTGATTTAAGACAAGTCAGGGGTAAGCTGAAATTAATTGCATAA